In the Clostridium sp. 'White wine YQ' genome, TATCCTAAAATATATCCTTTAGGTAATTCTAAGTTTATATTTTCAAGTTTAAAGGATCCAAAGTTCTTACTTAGATTTTTAATTTCAAGTGCATTCACTTTTCTCACTCCTCCATCAAATTTTCTAATATTTCTATAAGTTCTTTATTAGATATGTTTGCAATCTTTGCATCTTCAATAGCTGATAAAAATGACTCTTCTATTCGTCTTAAGTACTGTTCTTTTACCATCTCATTATCCTTAGGTAAAACTACACTACCTTTACCTTGTATTGTTGCTATAAATCCTTCAGCTTCTAAATCTGAATAAGCTCTAGTTGTTGTAATAACACTTATGCCTAACTCTTTAGCTAATTGTCTTATTGAGGGTAAAAATTCATTTTCAGGAATATTTCCTGATAGAATCTGCTCTTTTATCTGAACTTTTATCTGCTCATATATAGGTAAATCAGATTTATTTGAAATTAATATTTTCAATAATTCTACCTCCTTTGTTAATACTGTATATATTATAATATATACAGTATATACACTATTGTCAATAAAAAAATATAAATTTAATAAAAATAAACACCTACTAAACTAAGCGGTGTTTATAAATAAAAGCTTTCATTTTTTATAGCACATATAAAGATATCAAACTAGTAATTTGTTATAAATATGTTAAAATGTAGAAGAATGAGGTCGTGAGAATTACTTGAATGCTAATTTAATTATAGGAGAGGTGTTTATTATGAAAAAGTTGATTAACCTATTACCTCTTATGGTAATATTACTTCTAACTTTTACAAACTTATCTAAACCAATTAAAGCTATAGCTATTATAATAACTATGTTGTTCTATATTTACAGCATTAGAAATAATACAAATAGTAACTGAGTAAATCAAAAATGTAAGAAAACTAATGGTTTGCCACAAAAAGTAAAAAGCCCTGCAATTGCAGAACTTTTACTAAGATATCAACTTAAATATTAATTTTATAGAGTAATTTCTAGCTATTTACCATGTTAGTTATCTTAATCACTAACAATATAACATTTTTCCTTTCAATCAATTTCTACATTACAGATAATTTTTCAGGTTATATTCTCTTTCCTTTATCCCTTATAAAATTATCAAATACAAATTTCAAAATCACTAGTTGGGGAAATAAAAGGAATAGCATTGGTATCTTAATTAAAATGTTATACTTTAGTGATATACTTATCAAAATAAATAAAGTTAACAATACTATAGCCTGCATTATAATGCAGCTTACAAGTTTAATATCTTTTTTCATAATTACCTCTTTAATAACATATTTTAAAAGAACATTGACCTTAAATAACTGTTCTTCGCCCAGACATCCTAATTTTAGGCTATGATTTTTTTATTCTTATCCTTATCAATAATACCGCAATTAGTGCAATTGAAAGAACAGCAATTATTGGAACTAATTTACTCGTGTCAACTTTATCCTTGATATTATCATTTGTTATAACTATCATTGCAATAAATAGTCCTAAAGATATTATCAAAAAAATAATTTTAATTACATTATCTTTCAAGTTGCTGAAATACCTCCTTATGTTCCTTCAATCAATAAAATACTAGATATCCTAAGCATTATGATAAAACTAATTTTTATAAGTATTTTTTTATTTTCTATTCTCATTAATATATTTCTGATACTTTACTTCTGAACTATTCCATGAAAATTTACCAATTATTATACCACCTATAATACCAATTATAGTATCTATAATGATATTTTGAATATTAAACATAATCTTACCTTCCATTAGTCTTCCTATTCCAATAAACATATTTATTAAGAATACAAAATATATGATCCATAATACGGTATACTTACTTTTTCCTAACTTACGAAACTTGGACCAGGATTTAAAATTCTTATCTATTAGCACTTTCTCCCCCTAAATACAACTACACATATTACAATAACTTACAATTGTCTATTGGTTTTATTATACAGTATGCAAGTGCCCAATTACAATATCTTGCATTTTTCTTTAACATAATATGATTTTAAGTAATATAAAAAGCCATCTTAAAAGTAACTAAATACCTTTAAAATGACTTTAATCATCTAAATATCAGGCTCTACATGTACAATAGCCTCACTTATATTGAATTTATCTATTAGCATTTTCTCAATTTCTACTGTTATACTATGCCCTTCTACAACGGTTAATTTTGAATCAACTGTAACTACTACATCTAATAGAATAATGTTTCCATGGGCTCTACCTCTTACACTTTTAATACTTAGAACCCCATTAACAGTACTTATACTTTTAGCGATATTATCTAAATCTTCTTTTTTAAATCCATCAGATAGATTATGGGAGGCTTCACTAAAAATTTCCCAACCAGTCTTTATTATAAGTATTCCAACAATTACAGCAGCTAGTGGATCTATCCATGGAAAACCAAATTGAGATGCGAAAATACCAACTGAAGTTCCTACACTTACCCAGGCATCAGATAGATTATCTTTAGCAGCTGCCATTAATCCCGCACTATTTATTGAAACTGCAATTTTCTTATTATATCTATAAACAAAATAAATAGCTATTGCACAAATAATTGCAGTAATGGCTGCAACTATATCTGGTTTTTCTCCTTTAAAATATATTATTGATTTTGCAGCAGTATAAAGAACATTTAGCCCTACAACTATCATGATTAGTGATGCTACTAAGGACGCTATGGTTTCTGCTCTTAAATGTCCATATGCATGATTTTCATCTGCTGGTTTTCTTGATATTCTAAGTCCAATTAAAACAGCTAATGATGCTATTATATCTGTGGTATTATTAAGTCCATCAGCCATTAAGGCTTCAGACTTTGAAAAATACCCTACAACTAATTTGAACATTGCAAGAGCTATATATGCTAATATACTAACACGTGCACCTTTTTCTGCTATCTTTAAGTTTTCATATTTATCATCCATAATTTTAGCTCCCCGATATAATTTATTGACTTATAAACTATAGTATTTATTTTTCACTTAAATAATATCCAAGGCTAACTTTAGTTTATTTTCTTTTATTATTTCTAGGATACCAGCCTTTGTTAACCCGGTTCTCTTGTTCGAACAATTCCATTATACCCCAAAAAAGAGCAAATCCCAATATTCCTAGTAGAACTGAGGCTATTTCTTCTTTAATGCTTATTGAGCCAACTAAGCATATAATCCCGCCTATTAAAAATAATGGCCAAATTCTCTTTCCAAAATAAAATTCAGATTTTACAACTAATGGATGTAAAAAACCAATAATAAAAAATGCCCCAATGCCAATTATTATTCCATAATAGTTCATAGTTTCACTCCTTTAAAATATGATTATATGTTATTTAAAATATTGAAATATTGCTTCTATATTGGCTTTTACACTATATTGTCCTGGCTCAATTGGTGCTGCGGAACTTGCTTTATATACTGCATTCATTGGGGCTATTCTATTAACTGCTTGTTCTGTTATTTTAATAGGTACAACATCCAATCTTACATTTAAGCTTCCTGCCATAACCATGGCTTTATCTTGTGCATCCTTAATTGCTAATTTTAGAGCACTTAAATATACTTTGTTTTCATCTGATACAAGAAAACCAATATTTCCTATGTTATTTGCTCCATTTGCAACTGCTGTATCTATTACCTCTCCAATTT is a window encoding:
- a CDS encoding GntR family transcriptional regulator, translated to MKILISNKSDLPIYEQIKVQIKEQILSGNIPENEFLPSIRQLAKELGISVITTTRAYSDLEAEGFIATIQGKGSVVLPKDNEMVKEQYLRRIEESFLSAIEDAKIANISNKELIEILENLMEE
- a CDS encoding cation diffusion facilitator family transporter; translation: MDDKYENLKIAEKGARVSILAYIALAMFKLVVGYFSKSEALMADGLNNTTDIIASLAVLIGLRISRKPADENHAYGHLRAETIASLVASLIMIVVGLNVLYTAAKSIIYFKGEKPDIVAAITAIICAIAIYFVYRYNKKIAVSINSAGLMAAAKDNLSDAWVSVGTSVGIFASQFGFPWIDPLAAVIVGILIIKTGWEIFSEASHNLSDGFKKEDLDNIAKSISTVNGVLSIKSVRGRAHGNIILLDVVVTVDSKLTVVEGHSITVEIEKMLIDKFNISEAIVHVEPDI
- a CDS encoding DUF4491 family protein, with product MNYYGIIIGIGAFFIIGFLHPLVVKSEFYFGKRIWPLFLIGGIICLVGSISIKEEIASVLLGILGFALFWGIMELFEQENRVNKGWYPRNNKRK